A part of Pantoea vagans genomic DNA contains:
- the rlmG gene encoding 23S rRNA (guanine(1835)-N(2))-methyltransferase RlmG, with amino-acid sequence MSQLELNDRTLILHRFPQMRDESPLQAWDAADEYLLQQALPEGAVLVFNDSFGALTCALNSRTVWHVSDSWLSQQAARQNLSFNGLDDSDVHFVDSLAELPAAPAAVLIKVPKTLALLEHQLRAIREVVTPDTVILAAARAKEIHNSTLQLFEQIIGETKTSLAWKKARLIFSQFSKPALREATPTLVWPLDGTPYQIHNYANVFSRSSLDIGARLFVQHLPENIEGEIVDLGCGNGVVGLVALEQNPQAEVHFLDESYMAVASSQLNVEVNRPDDLSRCQFLVNNVLSGYPSDRLHAVLCNPPFHQQHAVTDHLAWQMFRDAKRCLQYGGELRIIGNRHLDYHHKLKKLFGNCTLIASNQKFVVLRAVKMR; translated from the coding sequence ACTGATCCTGCATCGCTTCCCGCAGATGCGTGACGAAAGTCCATTACAAGCCTGGGATGCGGCTGATGAATATCTGTTACAGCAGGCGCTGCCGGAAGGAGCCGTGCTGGTCTTCAACGACAGTTTCGGGGCATTAACCTGCGCCCTGAATTCACGCACCGTCTGGCATGTCAGCGACTCCTGGCTCAGCCAGCAGGCCGCCCGTCAGAACCTTTCCTTTAATGGGCTGGATGATAGCGACGTACACTTTGTTGATAGCCTGGCTGAACTGCCGGCGGCTCCGGCGGCAGTGCTGATTAAGGTGCCGAAAACGCTGGCGCTGCTGGAGCATCAGCTGCGTGCCATTCGCGAAGTCGTCACACCGGATACGGTGATTCTGGCGGCGGCGCGCGCCAAAGAGATCCATAACTCGACTCTGCAGCTGTTCGAACAGATCATCGGTGAAACCAAAACCTCACTGGCGTGGAAAAAAGCGCGTCTGATTTTCAGCCAGTTCAGCAAGCCTGCACTGCGTGAGGCGACGCCGACGCTGGTCTGGCCGCTGGATGGCACCCCTTACCAGATTCACAACTACGCCAACGTCTTCTCACGTTCGTCGCTGGATATCGGCGCACGGCTGTTTGTGCAGCATCTGCCGGAAAACATTGAGGGTGAGATTGTCGATCTGGGCTGTGGCAACGGCGTGGTAGGACTGGTGGCACTGGAGCAGAATCCGCAGGCCGAAGTGCATTTCCTTGATGAGTCTTATATGGCGGTCGCCTCCAGCCAGCTTAATGTGGAAGTGAACCGTCCTGACGATCTGTCGCGCTGCCAGTTCCTGGTGAACAACGTGCTGAGCGGCTATCCGTCGGATCGGCTGCATGCGGTGCTGTGCAATCCGCCGTTCCATCAGCAGCACGCGGTCACCGATCACCTTGCGTGGCAGATGTTCCGCGATGCGAAACGCTGCCTTCAGTATGGCGGCGAGTTGCGTATTATCGGCAACCGCCACCTCGATTATCACCACAAGCTGAAGAAGCTGTTCGGCAACTGCACGCTGATCGCCTCTAACCAGAAGTTTGTGGTGCTGCGCGCGGTGAAAATGCGCTAG